The segment CCGGCGGTTGATGGAAGTGGCCGCTGGCGCGAATATGCAAATCGAGTTGAGCGAAAATGTCCGCAGCGACATGTGGAGCAAATATGCGTTTATTACGGCGTTTTCCGGTGTCACGACGGCGAGCCGGCTGCCGATCAACGTGGTGTTGATGCATGAAGCGACGCGGGAAGTGTTCCGTTCGACGTTAACGGAAATGTGGGGATTGGCGCTAGCGCACGGAGTACAGCTGCCGGAACGGTTTGTTGAGAAGGTGATGGACAATATGTACCGGCTGCCGGAGGGCTCCACTTCGTCGATGCATCAGGATTTCCGCAAGGGATTGCCGCTGGAAGTGGAAAGCCTGCAGGGAGCCGCGGTGCGGCTCGCCCGGCAGGCGGGAGTCGAGGTGCCGACTGTGCGCACTTTGTACGGGTTGATCAAACCTTATGAACAAGGGGCTGAACAAATGTAGAATCTGTTGTGGGCAAGCGTGATTTTGCAGAGATCGGCAGTGCCGGTCACGGCAGGTCGATCAGCATGAATTCGGCGCCGGAGTCGGCAGCCAATGCCAGCTCGGTCTCGCCTTCGATGCGGGCGGCGTCGCCGGGATCCATTTTTTCCTTGCCGTTTAAGGTCAGTTGGCCGTCGATCACGAACAGATGGGTGCGGCGGCCGGCCTCCGTTTGATAAGCGATCTGCCTGCCTGCTTCCAAAATCGACAGATAGATCGTCATATCCTGATGAATGTGCAGATTGCCGTCATAGTTGCGGTTCGAGACAACGGGCAGCAGTTTGTTGATTTTCGCTTCGCGCGGAAATCCTTTCTGTTCGTAGGAAGGAGTCAGCCGGGGCGTGTCGGGCAAAAACCACATTTGCAGCAGGTGGGCCGGCTGCTCGGCAGACGGATTTGTCTCGGAATGGTAGATGCCGGTTCCTGCCGACATCCGCTGCAACTCGCCGGCCCGCAGCACTTCCCGGTTGCCGGCGCTGTCCTGATGCAGCAGTTCGCCGCTGATCATATACGTGACGATTTCCATTTCGGAATGCGGGTGCATGCCAAAGCCGGAGTCGGGCTGGATGATGTCGTCGTTCAGCACGCGCATCGGACCGAATCGGATGTTCTTCGGATCATAATATTCGGCGAAGGAAAAACTAAAACGGCTGGTCAGCCACCCATGTTCCGCCAGATAGCGTTCGTCGGAGCGAATGATGCGGATCATCGCATTCACCTCTTTCTGTCGTTATTATAAAAATTGATGTTACTTACTTTGTTACAGTATAATAAAGATGTCGACTTCCGATTGTCAAGGGTTTATTATTACAAACAGAAAGGGGGTGTCGCAGGATGGATTACACTACGATGTGCCCGAAGTATGAAGCAGCCATCGAAATTCTCGGCAAGCGCTGGACCGGTCTGCTGATTCGGGTGCTCCTGGGCGGACCCAGCCGGTTTCGCGACATCAAAGAAATTGTACCCGAAATGAGCGATAAAATGCTGACCGAACGGCTGAAAGAACTCGAAGCTGCCGGTATCGTGGCACGGCATGTTTATCCTGAGACACCGGTGAGGGTCGAATACGAATTGACCGAAAAGGGCAAGGACCTGCAAAAGGTCGTGCAAGCAATTCAGGACTGGGCGGAAAAATGGATGTAGACCCCGAAACTGGCGGCGGGGTCTTTTTTATGCTATAATCAGGAAATGGTTTGACGTGTGGAGGTGTGGGAGATGTCCATTACAACGAAAGATGTGGCGCATGTCGCGAATCTGGCGCGGCTTGCACTGAGCGATAACGAGATGGAACAATTTACCGAACAGTTGAACAAAATCCTCCAGCATGCGGAAGAATTGCAGAAGCTGGACCTGCAAGATGTCGAACCGACCAGCCACGTGCTGCCGATGGAAAACGTGATGCGGGAAGACGAGTCACGCGTTTGGCTGACGAATGAACAGGCGCTGGCGAACGCGCCGGACAAGGATGCCGGACAGTTCCGCGTGCCGGCCGTGATGGAGGGATAACGATGAGCATCCTGGACGCATCGATCCGCGAGTTGCATACGAAAATCCGCCGCAAGGAAATCAAGCCGTCGGAGCTGGCGGAAGCGGCGATCCGGCGGATCGAGGAGACGGACGAACAGATCAAAGCATACCTGACGGTGACCGCCGAACAGGCGATCGAGCACGCGAAAAAACTGGACAAGCTGCCGGAAGGCGAACTTCCGCTGTTATACGGCATTCCCGGCGCAATCAAGGACAACATGTGTACCGAAGGCGTCAAGACGACGTGCGCCAGCCGGATTTTGGCCAATTACATACCGCCGTATACGGCAACAGCCGTGAAGAAACTGGAAGAACAGGAGTATGTGCTGGTCGGCAAAACGAACATGGACGAATTTGCGATGGGTTCCTCCAACGAGAACTCCGCATTTTTCCCGACGAAAAATCCGTGGGATCCCGACCGCGTCCCGGGCGGCTCCTCCGGCGGCTCCGCGGCTACCGTGGCGGCCGGGCAAGTGCCTTTCTCGCTCGGCTCTGATACGGGGGGCTCGATCCGCCAGCCTGCTTCCTACTGCGGTGTGGTGGGCATGAAACCGACCTATGGGTTGGTCTCCCGCTTTGGACTCGTGGCGTTCGCTTCCTCGTTGGATCAGATCGGGCCGTTTGCACGCAATGTGGAAGACACCGCGATCGTGCTGCAGGCGATCGCCGGCTATGACAAGCTTGATTCGACCTCTGCGAACGTCGAGATTCCCGACTACCTGTCCGCGTTGACCGGCGACATCAAAGGTTTGCGGATTGCGATGCCGAAGGAATATTTTGCGGAAGGGCTCGACCCGGAAGTGGCGGAACGCGTAAAAGAGGCAATCAAGCTGCTGGAGTCGCAAGGGGCAACCGTGGAAGAGGTGACGCTGCCGCATACTAAATATGCGATTGCTTGTTACTATCTGATCGCCCCGGCGGAAGCGTCCTCCAACCTGGCGCGCTACGACGGAGTGCGTTACGGCGTCCGCGCGGAAGATGCGGAAAACCTGATTGACATGTACAAGAAAACGCGTGCGCAAGGATTCGGGCCGGAAGTCAAGCGCCGCATCATGC is part of the Effusibacillus pohliae DSM 22757 genome and harbors:
- a CDS encoding pirin family protein, with amino-acid sequence MIRIIRSDERYLAEHGWLTSRFSFSFAEYYDPKNIRFGPMRVLNDDIIQPDSGFGMHPHSEMEIVTYMISGELLHQDSAGNREVLRAGELQRMSAGTGIYHSETNPSAEQPAHLLQMWFLPDTPRLTPSYEQKGFPREAKINKLLPVVSNRNYDGNLHIHQDMTIYLSILEAGRQIAYQTEAGRRTHLFVIDGQLTLNGKEKMDPGDAARIEGETELALAADSGAEFMLIDLP
- a CDS encoding winged helix-turn-helix transcriptional regulator is translated as MDYTTMCPKYEAAIEILGKRWTGLLIRVLLGGPSRFRDIKEIVPEMSDKMLTERLKELEAAGIVARHVYPETPVRVEYELTEKGKDLQKVVQAIQDWAEKWM
- the gatC gene encoding Asp-tRNA(Asn)/Glu-tRNA(Gln) amidotransferase subunit GatC; this translates as MSITTKDVAHVANLARLALSDNEMEQFTEQLNKILQHAEELQKLDLQDVEPTSHVLPMENVMREDESRVWLTNEQALANAPDKDAGQFRVPAVMEG
- the gatA gene encoding Asp-tRNA(Asn)/Glu-tRNA(Gln) amidotransferase subunit GatA, giving the protein MSILDASIRELHTKIRRKEIKPSELAEAAIRRIEETDEQIKAYLTVTAEQAIEHAKKLDKLPEGELPLLYGIPGAIKDNMCTEGVKTTCASRILANYIPPYTATAVKKLEEQEYVLVGKTNMDEFAMGSSNENSAFFPTKNPWDPDRVPGGSSGGSAATVAAGQVPFSLGSDTGGSIRQPASYCGVVGMKPTYGLVSRFGLVAFASSLDQIGPFARNVEDTAIVLQAIAGYDKLDSTSANVEIPDYLSALTGDIKGLRIAMPKEYFAEGLDPEVAERVKEAIKLLESQGATVEEVTLPHTKYAIACYYLIAPAEASSNLARYDGVRYGVRAEDAENLIDMYKKTRAQGFGPEVKRRIMLGTYALSSGYYDAYYLRAQKVRTLIKQDFDKVFEKFDVVVSPTAPTVAFKAGEKVNDPMTMYLNDIFTIPVNLAGLPGISVPCGLAQGMPVGLQIIGKAFDESTVLKVAHAYEQQANLNLRPALVGGVRA